In Edaphobacter dinghuensis, one genomic interval encodes:
- the typA gene encoding translational GTPase TypA: protein MSTSTAVAVKPIFNIAIIAHVDHGKTTLVDAMLRQSGTFRSNEAVAERVMDSNDLEKERGITILAKNTALYYHDNKINIVDTPGHADFGGEVERALKMVDGVVLLVDASEGPLPQTRYVLSKALEAGLTPMVVINKIDRPDARAQEVLNEVYDLFIDLDADESVLDFPVLYTNGKLGTATTDPNVPGTDLQPLFEQIITTIPVAKGDPEGAVQILVTNLDYSDYLGRLAIGRVFNGTMRTGQEYNVAKLDGTFTKHKITKLFSFSGLKRTDIEETQVGDIVAIAGIPGITIGESFCDVEDPKPLPPITIDDPTIAIQFNVNNSPFAGREGKFVTSRNLRDRLDKELLTNVSLKMEETGSPDSFKVLGRGELQLGILIEMMRREGFELMVSRPEIVTKRINDEVMEPVEHLSIDVPENFVGTVIERLGPRKGEMTKMTNHGSGRVRMEFRIPSRGLIGLRSEMLTETRGTIIMNSILDGYIAYQGEIPQRLSGALISDRQGTTTAYALEGLQDRGVLFVGDGVEVYEGMIVGEHSRDNDLDVNCVREKKLSNMRASGSDDAVRLVPFKNLTLEQCIEFIADDELVEVTPKSLRLRKKVLQANRRPRKGSSE, encoded by the coding sequence GTGAGCACTTCTACCGCAGTTGCCGTTAAGCCCATCTTCAATATCGCCATCATCGCCCACGTCGACCATGGCAAGACCACCCTCGTCGACGCCATGCTTCGCCAGTCCGGCACCTTCCGCTCCAACGAAGCTGTAGCCGAGCGCGTTATGGACTCGAACGACCTTGAAAAAGAGCGCGGCATCACGATTCTGGCCAAGAACACCGCTCTTTACTATCACGACAACAAGATCAATATCGTCGATACTCCGGGCCACGCCGACTTTGGCGGAGAGGTCGAGCGCGCTCTCAAGATGGTTGACGGCGTTGTTCTGCTTGTCGATGCCTCGGAAGGCCCGCTGCCGCAGACTCGCTATGTGCTCTCGAAGGCACTTGAAGCTGGGCTGACTCCGATGGTCGTTATCAACAAGATCGACCGTCCTGATGCTCGCGCACAGGAAGTTCTGAACGAGGTCTATGACCTCTTCATCGACCTCGATGCCGATGAGTCCGTGCTTGATTTCCCCGTGCTCTACACCAACGGCAAGCTCGGCACCGCGACCACCGATCCTAACGTTCCCGGCACCGACCTGCAGCCGCTCTTCGAGCAGATCATCACCACGATTCCTGTTGCTAAAGGCGATCCCGAGGGTGCGGTGCAGATTCTGGTCACCAACCTCGATTACTCCGACTACCTGGGACGTCTTGCCATCGGCCGCGTCTTCAACGGCACCATGCGCACCGGGCAGGAGTACAACGTCGCCAAGCTCGACGGCACCTTTACCAAGCACAAGATCACCAAGCTCTTCAGCTTCTCCGGCCTCAAGCGCACGGACATTGAAGAGACGCAGGTCGGTGATATCGTCGCCATCGCCGGTATCCCCGGCATCACCATCGGCGAGAGCTTCTGCGACGTGGAAGACCCCAAGCCGCTGCCGCCGATCACCATCGACGATCCGACGATTGCGATTCAGTTCAACGTCAACAATTCGCCTTTCGCCGGACGCGAAGGCAAGTTCGTTACCTCGCGTAACCTGCGCGACCGTCTCGACAAGGAGCTACTGACGAACGTCTCTCTGAAGATGGAAGAGACCGGTTCGCCCGACTCCTTCAAGGTGTTGGGACGCGGCGAACTGCAACTCGGCATTCTGATCGAAATGATGCGCCGCGAAGGGTTCGAGCTGATGGTCAGCCGTCCTGAGATCGTCACCAAGCGCATCAACGATGAGGTGATGGAGCCGGTTGAGCATCTCTCAATCGACGTTCCTGAAAACTTTGTCGGCACCGTCATCGAGCGCCTCGGACCAAGAAAAGGCGAGATGACCAAGATGACGAATCACGGTTCGGGCCGCGTCCGTATGGAGTTCCGCATCCCCAGCCGCGGTCTGATTGGCTTGCGTTCGGAGATGCTGACCGAGACTCGAGGAACGATCATCATGAACTCGATTCTCGACGGCTATATCGCCTATCAGGGTGAGATTCCGCAGCGTCTCTCCGGTGCGTTGATCTCCGACCGGCAGGGAACCACGACTGCGTATGCGCTCGAAGGTTTGCAGGATCGTGGCGTGCTCTTCGTCGGCGACGGTGTTGAGGTCTACGAGGGCATGATCGTCGGCGAGCACAGCCGCGACAACGACCTCGACGTCAACTGCGTTCGCGAGAAGAAGCTATCGAACATGCGTGCATCTGGTTCGGACGATGCTGTTCGCCTCGTGCCGTTCAAAAACCTCACGCTGGAGCAGTGCATCGAGTTCATCGCCGATGACGAACTTGTAGAGGTAACTCCCAAGTCGCTGCGCCTGCGCAAGAAGGTATTGCAGGCCAACCGTCGTCCTCGCAAGGGTTCGAGCGAGTAA
- a CDS encoding YqaE/Pmp3 family membrane protein produces MRLVIAFFFPWLTFFTIGRPFAGFICLVLQITVLGWIPATIWAVYALSQYKTDQKIHRALSRQY; encoded by the coding sequence GTGAGACTTGTCATCGCATTCTTCTTTCCCTGGCTGACCTTCTTCACCATAGGCCGCCCCTTTGCCGGGTTCATCTGCCTGGTGTTGCAGATCACGGTTCTTGGATGGATTCCCGCTACGATATGGGCCGTCTACGCGCTTAGTCAGTACAAGACCGACCAGAAGATTCACCGCGCACTCAGCCGGCAATATTAA
- a CDS encoding YdeI/OmpD-associated family protein produces the protein MSTSKKFRGLLEPYSKLNWVIVRLPFDVAKTWKTRNRLHVKGTVNGFAFRTSLFGSAQDGHFVLVNRQMQKGAGAVVGGMVEIVIEPDLEERKTSIPTELAKLLKQHGALKKWYEQLSISARDNITRNINTPKSAEARLRRAEQMVERMMLAMEGERELPPILQMEFARHSRARAGWEAMTPVQRRGHLLGIFYYQSPESREKRARKAIDEALKIARTKSREV, from the coding sequence ATGAGCACAAGCAAGAAGTTTCGCGGTCTTCTCGAACCGTACAGCAAGCTCAACTGGGTGATCGTCAGGCTGCCCTTCGACGTTGCGAAGACTTGGAAGACACGGAATCGCCTGCACGTCAAAGGCACGGTCAACGGCTTTGCCTTTCGCACTTCGCTCTTCGGGTCTGCGCAGGACGGCCACTTTGTGCTGGTGAACAGGCAGATGCAGAAGGGCGCAGGCGCCGTGGTTGGCGGCATGGTTGAGATCGTGATTGAGCCCGACCTCGAAGAGCGTAAGACGTCCATTCCTACGGAGTTGGCGAAGCTCTTGAAGCAGCATGGCGCGCTCAAAAAATGGTACGAACAGTTAAGCATCTCTGCCCGCGACAACATTACCCGCAATATCAACACTCCCAAGAGCGCCGAAGCCCGCCTGCGCCGTGCCGAGCAGATGGTGGAGCGCATGATGCTGGCCATGGAGGGCGAGCGCGAGCTGCCGCCGATTCTGCAAATGGAATTCGCGCGTCACTCGCGGGCTCGTGCAGGCTGGGAGGCGATGACGCCGGTGCAGCGCCGTGGCCACCTGCTCGGAATTTTCTATTATCAAAGCCCTGAGTCGCGTGAAAAACGCGCTCGCAAAGCAATCGACGAAGCCCTTAAGATTGCGCGAACCAAAAGCCGCGAAGTTTAG
- a CDS encoding helix-turn-helix transcriptional regulator encodes MKASRLMSALMLLQAHGQLSTRELAERLEVSQRTVHRDMEALCIAGIPLLAMRGAQGGWRLEKGWRTQVPGLDEPELRALLMTQPRALGDPKLSAAAERAFGKLMAALPVSMRRQAEAMRERLHVDHTGWHPSSEDLSMLPLVQDAVARDCRLTFDYTRADGDTAPRTVDPLGLVAKGSTWYMVGRAANGLRTYRVSRMQAVTVLATSFERPAKFSLGAYWSESTAQLQQARQSYEVTLLLDPQAARSIGQWMHAVPVKPGATKLPEGWSALRVGFENEHQARFVTLGFGPKARVLEPKQLRERVLADARAIAAAGTANTLPG; translated from the coding sequence GTGAAGGCCAGCCGTCTCATGTCCGCGCTGATGCTCTTGCAGGCACACGGGCAACTCAGCACCCGCGAGTTGGCAGAGCGGCTCGAGGTCTCGCAGCGCACCGTGCACCGCGATATGGAGGCGCTCTGCATCGCGGGAATTCCTCTGCTGGCGATGCGTGGAGCACAGGGCGGATGGCGACTCGAGAAAGGCTGGCGTACGCAGGTGCCGGGGCTGGACGAGCCGGAGCTGCGCGCTCTGCTGATGACACAGCCACGTGCGTTGGGCGATCCCAAACTGTCCGCGGCGGCAGAGCGGGCGTTTGGCAAACTGATGGCCGCACTCCCTGTCTCAATGCGGCGACAGGCCGAGGCAATGCGCGAACGCCTGCACGTCGACCACACAGGATGGCATCCCTCTTCCGAAGATCTGTCGATGCTGCCTCTGGTGCAGGATGCGGTGGCGCGTGACTGCCGCCTGACCTTCGACTACACACGCGCCGACGGAGACACGGCGCCGCGAACGGTCGATCCGCTGGGACTGGTGGCCAAAGGCTCGACCTGGTACATGGTGGGGCGTGCGGCGAATGGCCTGCGCACCTATCGCGTCTCGCGCATGCAAGCTGTAACGGTGCTGGCCACCAGCTTTGAGCGTCCGGCGAAGTTCAGCCTGGGGGCGTACTGGAGCGAGTCCACCGCGCAGTTACAACAGGCTCGACAGAGCTATGAGGTAACTCTGCTGCTCGATCCTCAGGCGGCACGCTCGATAGGCCAATGGATGCACGCCGTTCCGGTTAAGCCTGGTGCGACGAAATTGCCCGAGGGATGGTCTGCTCTGCGGGTCGGCTTCGAAAACGAACACCAGGCACGGTTCGTCACGCTGGGCTTTGGCCCGAAAGCGAGAGTGCTGGAGCCGAAGCAACTGCGCGAGCGCGTACTGGCAGACGCTCGCGCAATCGCCGCAGCAGGTACAGCTAATACGTTGCCAGGCTGA
- a CDS encoding FmdE family protein — translation MQTFDELLREAEIAHGHLCAGQVLGVRMAMLGCRRLGIDDPKGADRKRLVTFVEIDRCATDAIGVVTGCRLGKRALKFRDWGKMAATFLDLGDPQNPDLETGKAIRIAALESSKQRARELYPHIENKNQQQMLAYRELPDEDLFSEQWVQVPLQPREMPGYKSARIACAVCGEGINYDRQVEINGEIICQGCADPEARYYRPIPSSTQSPNK, via the coding sequence ATGCAGACCTTTGACGAGCTCCTCCGCGAAGCCGAGATTGCCCACGGCCACCTCTGTGCGGGTCAGGTTCTCGGCGTGCGCATGGCCATGCTCGGCTGTCGGCGTCTCGGCATCGACGACCCCAAAGGGGCCGACCGCAAGCGCCTGGTCACCTTCGTCGAGATCGACCGCTGCGCTACGGATGCGATTGGAGTTGTCACCGGCTGCCGTCTCGGCAAGCGCGCGCTCAAGTTCCGTGACTGGGGCAAGATGGCCGCCACGTTTCTCGATTTAGGCGACCCCCAAAATCCCGATTTAGAGACCGGCAAAGCGATCCGCATCGCCGCGCTTGAGTCCTCCAAGCAGCGCGCCCGCGAGCTTTATCCGCACATCGAAAACAAGAACCAGCAGCAGATGCTCGCCTATCGCGAGCTTCCCGACGAAGACCTCTTCAGCGAGCAGTGGGTACAGGTGCCGCTGCAACCGCGCGAGATGCCGGGCTACAAGTCGGCGCGTATTGCCTGCGCGGTTTGTGGCGAGGGCATTAATTACGACCGCCAGGTGGAAATTAACGGAGAAATCATCTGCCAGGGCTGTGCCGATCCTGAGGCTCGTTATTACCGGCCAATTCCTTCGTCTACGCAGTCTCCAAACAAGTGA
- a CDS encoding DinB family protein, with translation MELKEFFLAQLDREAASSRKAIERTPEGRNDWKPHEKSMALGLLAALVATMPGWVSMMIETDELNLDDPRNEDLKTKPVATKAELLKLLDEGVAKARKSLEATTEEHLLKPWRFKMGGRTISEAPRHVQITDSVFSHLAHHRGQLTVYLRLNEASVPAIYGPSADEQF, from the coding sequence ATGGAATTGAAAGAGTTTTTCCTCGCCCAGCTTGACCGCGAAGCAGCATCCTCCCGCAAGGCAATCGAGCGCACTCCTGAAGGACGCAACGACTGGAAGCCGCACGAGAAGTCCATGGCGCTCGGTTTACTCGCCGCGCTTGTTGCCACCATGCCCGGCTGGGTGTCGATGATGATCGAGACCGACGAACTGAATCTCGATGATCCTCGCAATGAAGATCTCAAGACCAAGCCGGTTGCCACCAAGGCAGAGTTGTTGAAGCTCCTCGATGAAGGAGTCGCCAAGGCCCGCAAGTCGCTCGAGGCCACTACCGAAGAGCACCTTCTCAAGCCCTGGAGATTCAAGATGGGTGGCCGTACCATCAGCGAGGCGCCGCGTCATGTTCAGATTACGGACTCTGTCTTCAGCCATCTTGCCCACCACCGCGGACAGCTTACCGTCTACCTTCGCCTTAACGAAGCCAGCGTTCCGGCCATCTATGGGCCATCGGCGGACGAGCAGTTCTAG
- a CDS encoding CBS domain-containing protein: protein MSELTTTVGEVLRQKKAEMWSTTPDASVYEAIGIMAEQQVGALFVMERGVLVGIISERDYARKVILQERSSKETMVRQIMSTPVITVSLRHTVAECMRLVTDHRIRHLPVEDHGKIVGMISIGDLVNSVISEQEARIRHLEAYISQ from the coding sequence ATGAGTGAACTAACCACGACAGTCGGCGAAGTGCTGCGGCAGAAGAAGGCAGAGATGTGGTCGACGACACCGGACGCCTCCGTGTACGAAGCCATCGGCATCATGGCCGAGCAACAGGTAGGCGCGCTCTTCGTCATGGAGCGGGGGGTGCTGGTGGGCATCATCTCCGAGCGTGACTATGCGCGCAAGGTGATCCTACAGGAGCGGTCGTCGAAGGAGACTATGGTGCGGCAGATCATGAGCACCCCCGTCATCACCGTCTCCCTGCGGCACACCGTAGCCGAGTGCATGCGCCTGGTCACCGACCACCGCATACGACACCTTCCTGTAGAGGACCACGGCAAGATAGTGGGAATGATCTCGATCGGCGATCTGGTGAACTCCGTCATCTCCGAGCAGGAGGCGAGAATCCGCCACCTTGAGGCTTATATCTCGCAATAG
- a CDS encoding bactofilin family protein, with protein MWKPNQPGSNSPSTPEPVRPTPAASPNYEASPTRQASVGSATPASAVPTGEQATIGKSLIVKGELTGSESLYIDGKVEGAINLPGNRVTVGRNGQVAANIVAREVVVLGKVRGNCQASDRVDIRSEGSLTGDVIAARISIEDGAFFKGGIDIRKPGGTDLKGGTATSAATPGPEPVTTQA; from the coding sequence ATGTGGAAACCGAATCAGCCCGGAAGCAATAGCCCTTCAACTCCCGAACCAGTGCGTCCGACTCCGGCAGCAAGCCCGAACTACGAGGCCAGCCCGACGCGGCAGGCGAGTGTAGGCAGCGCGACACCAGCCTCGGCGGTGCCGACGGGCGAGCAGGCAACGATCGGCAAATCGCTCATCGTCAAGGGAGAGTTGACCGGTTCCGAGTCGCTCTACATCGACGGCAAGGTCGAAGGCGCCATCAATCTGCCTGGCAATCGCGTCACCGTGGGACGCAACGGCCAGGTCGCGGCGAACATCGTCGCCCGCGAGGTCGTTGTACTGGGCAAGGTGCGCGGCAACTGCCAGGCCAGCGATCGCGTCGACATCCGCAGCGAAGGCTCGCTGACCGGCGACGTCATTGCAGCTCGCATCTCGATCGAAGATGGCGCGTTCTTCAAGGGCGGCATCGACATCCGTAAGCCCGGCGGCACGGACCTCAAGGGCGGCACGGCCACCAGCGCCGCAACCCCCGGCCCCGAACCTGTCACCACCCAGGCATAA
- a CDS encoding carboxylesterase/lipase family protein: protein MKKTQVTRREWLQSSVLVAAGSLVAPKSMWGQTSSPIATTTSGKVRGFIQDGVNVFKGIPYGGDTAKRRFMPAEKPTPWTGVRDALTFGPQAPQPIHTRSGHSSFSPLDEVNPVNSEDCLHLNVWTAGLRDGRKRPVMVYIHGGAYSSSSSNGPVYDGIRLVKRGDVVVVTMNHRLNLFGYMYLAKLGGAEFAESGNVGQLDLVLMLKWVRDNIAEFGGDPSRVLIFGQSGGGAKCATLMAMPAANGLFHRVITMSGQQLTARTQEHATESTEAVLAAIGLSHANIQDIRDPEKVPMEKLVATIRAGKYFGPVLDDQVLPRDPFSPDAPALSANIPMILGNVHDETRFLIGSGDASLFSLSWEELPTRLEKYRSFLGDLKTADIIADYRKWYPAYSASDVFFAVTTAFRSWHGMVIESDRHAAQHGPTWAYNFAWKSPVDGGKWGAPHTMDIPFAFDNVKIAASMTGGGADAQRVADQVSNTFIAFARTGDPNNKAIPHWPRYELEHRPTMIWDSVSRIEDDPRGEERKLIEQAPYIQPGT from the coding sequence GTGAAAAAGACGCAGGTGACGCGGCGCGAGTGGTTGCAGAGTTCAGTCCTGGTAGCAGCAGGATCGTTGGTCGCACCGAAGAGCATGTGGGGACAGACAAGTTCCCCAATCGCAACAACGACATCAGGCAAAGTTCGCGGATTCATCCAGGATGGAGTGAACGTCTTCAAGGGAATCCCATATGGGGGCGATACCGCAAAGCGCCGCTTCATGCCTGCCGAAAAGCCAACACCGTGGACCGGAGTCCGTGACGCGCTGACCTTTGGCCCGCAGGCTCCGCAGCCGATCCACACGCGCAGTGGCCACTCGTCCTTCTCTCCACTCGATGAAGTCAATCCGGTAAACAGCGAGGACTGCCTGCATTTGAATGTATGGACAGCAGGGCTTCGCGATGGGCGCAAGCGTCCGGTGATGGTCTATATCCACGGCGGCGCGTATAGCAGCAGCTCCAGCAACGGCCCGGTCTACGATGGTATTCGGCTGGTCAAGCGCGGCGATGTCGTCGTCGTGACCATGAACCATCGCCTGAACCTGTTCGGCTACATGTACCTGGCGAAGTTGGGCGGCGCAGAGTTTGCCGAAAGCGGCAACGTGGGTCAACTCGACCTTGTGCTGATGCTGAAATGGGTGCGCGACAACATCGCCGAGTTTGGCGGCGATCCTTCGCGGGTGCTGATCTTCGGCCAGAGTGGCGGTGGCGCCAAGTGCGCCACGCTGATGGCGATGCCCGCAGCCAATGGTCTCTTCCATCGCGTCATCACCATGAGCGGGCAGCAACTGACAGCGAGAACTCAGGAGCACGCCACCGAATCGACAGAGGCTGTCCTCGCGGCGATTGGCCTATCGCATGCGAACATCCAAGACATTCGCGATCCAGAAAAAGTACCAATGGAGAAGTTGGTAGCAACGATACGCGCGGGCAAATACTTCGGGCCTGTCCTCGACGATCAGGTATTACCGCGAGATCCTTTCTCTCCGGACGCTCCTGCACTCTCTGCAAACATTCCGATGATTCTCGGCAATGTCCACGACGAGACGCGCTTCCTGATCGGGAGCGGCGATGCATCACTGTTCTCTCTTAGTTGGGAAGAGCTGCCAACTCGATTAGAAAAATACCGCTCCTTTCTCGGCGACCTGAAGACAGCCGACATCATCGCCGACTATCGCAAGTGGTATCCGGCATACTCGGCCAGCGATGTCTTCTTCGCGGTGACGACGGCCTTCCGAAGCTGGCATGGAATGGTAATCGAAAGCGACCGCCACGCCGCACAGCACGGCCCAACCTGGGCCTATAACTTTGCCTGGAAGTCGCCAGTTGACGGCGGCAAGTGGGGCGCACCGCATACCATGGACATCCCCTTCGCCTTCGACAACGTAAAGATCGCAGCTTCGATGACCGGAGGCGGAGCCGATGCACAACGCGTTGCCGATCAGGTAAGCAACACCTTCATCGCCTTTGCGCGAACAGGCGACCCGAACAATAAAGCAATCCCCCACTGGCCACGTTACGAGCTGGAACATAGGCCAACGATGATCTGGGATTCCGTCTCACGGATTGAAGACGATCCACGCGGCGAAGAGAGAAAGCTGATCGAACAAGCTCCTTACATTCAACCCGGAACTTAA